One genomic window of Mercenaria mercenaria strain notata chromosome 2, MADL_Memer_1, whole genome shotgun sequence includes the following:
- the LOC123564114 gene encoding uncharacterized protein C2orf81 homolog — protein sequence MSKAAVSKSRADKAGKLPTAQTPVVSHEIVPGKFNDHDWNLMLDRDGADDFVEDIVGDLIGTTLDNCLDLFIQKQLIPFTVSEATDALLSIIEWRFLTRDDGEKDPASDPGWIQDEEPDPAETDCWAQGSVPRTLLPSPVPEPIIEEPEGNQEELGEEETAEKDVVLDEEPELEDQVSEDEAAEKEEAERLAKEEEERKAEAEKKKKRKFKPYTGRMRSPGFNVTESLEQTEMSLLTQEIMASMPPPPQEKLTGLITMPASCHSILKVQAGRPPGNKDVEYDDYGNVVAVIKLNPERLPNHRIKVNYQVVDPAVEAAQARLDAMKTGRYVAPRPKRKVQKKDETTESFTETKSQVPAKTPLPPPMIETMEIAPGVSIKEGGRVKQGPSRYIRRVDMMSQTQKGLKPVAVSQNTPRLDVSDILDRHTPILRPIHDNSPLPPIMAIPHPPEKPKIST from the exons ATGTCAAAAGCTGCGGTATCAAAGTCAAGAGCAGACAAAGCAGGAAAGCTTCCAACTGCACAGACCCCAGTTGTCTCCCATGAAATAGTACCAGGGAAATTCAATGATCATGACTG gaaTTTAATGCTAGATCGTGATGGTGCTGACGATTTTGTCGAGGATATTGTAGGTGATTTGATAGGCACTACACTAGATAACTGTTTAGACCTTTTCATACAGAAGCAACTTATACCGTTCACTGTGTCAGAAGCTACAGATGCTCTACTGAGTATCATTGAG TGGAGGTTTTTAACCAGGGATGATGGTGAAAAGGACCCTGCCTCAGATCCTGGCTGGATACAAGATGAAG aaccTGATCCAGCAGAGACAGATTGCTGGGCTCAGGGTTCAGTGCCCAGGACGCTCCTACCAAGCCCAGTGCCAGAACCAATCATAGAGGAACCAGAAGGGAACCAGGAAGAGCTTGGGGAAGAAGAAACAGCAGAAAa AGATGTGGTTTTAGATGAGGAACCTGAATTAGAAGATCAGGTATCGGAGGATGAGGCTGCCGAGAAGGAAGAGGCAGAGAGACTCGCTAAGGAGGAAGAAGAAAGAAAAGCAGAG gcggagaaaaagaagaaaagaaagttCAAGCCATACACAGGACGTATGCGTTCTCCTGGTTTCAATGTCACAGAATCCCTAGAGCAGACAGAGATGTCCTTGCTTACACAAGAGATAATGGCCAGCATGCCCCCACCACCACAGGAAAAACTGACAGGGCTTATCACAATGCCTGCATCATGTCACTCTATACTCAAG GTGCAAGCTGGTCGACCTCCAGGAAATAAAGATGTTGAATATGACGATTATGGAAATGTTGTAGCTGTTATCAAACTGAATCCAGAAAGACTTCCAAATCATAG AATAAAGGTAAATTACCAAGTGGTAGACCCTGCAGTAGAGGCAGCACAAGCTCGACTTGATGCCATGAAAACGGGAAGATATGTAGCACCCAGACCAAAACGAAAAGTACAGAAGAAAGACGAAACTACTGAAAGCTTTACTG AAACTAAAAGTCAAGTTCCAGCTAAAACACCACTGCCCCCACCTATG ATCGAGACAATGGAAATAGCACCAGGTGTATCTATAAAAGAAGGTGGAAGAGTTAAACAGGGACCATCTAGG TACATTAGACGAGTAGACATGATGAGTCAAACACAGAAGGGGCTAAAACCAGTTGCAGTCTCCCAAAACACACCACGGTTAGATGTTTCTGATATATTAGACAGACATACGCCCATTCTGCGTCCCATACACGATAATTCTCCACTACCACCTATAATGGCAATACCACATCCTCCAGAAAAGCCGAAGATCTCAACGTGA
- the LOC123562236 gene encoding enkurin domain-containing protein 1-like isoform X2: MHGLAIQGSGQGYGMPKHYGTGFSKDHFRENVRRMRQIQRKSREKEVESVQPVKALWKSEKYKDVPSKIKDDIEVQLVRHDFDFIKVNGRAVKHSHVPRAPSLTALDDLKKKQEDEFKKHKKGEVPTYLRTRKEQWKKEEEDRIANAPDPSCPEGHRVLPEAERRETLDLLKQKQQELISKLQSLPLRTDTFRMRSCKQELENKLAEMDEAIKIFSRPKVFVKAE, encoded by the exons ATGCATGGTCTAGCTATTCAAGGGAGTGGACAAGGTTATGGCATGCCAAAACACTATGGGACAG GGTTTTCAAAAGATCATTTTCGGGAAAATGTTCGCCGTATGAGACAGATACAGAGGAAGTCAAGGGAGAAGGAAGTAGAAAGTGTTCAGCCTGTAAAAGCTTTGTGGAAATCAGAAAAATATAAAGATGTTCCATCAAAAATCAAAGATGACATAGAG gTACAACTTGTTAgacatgattttgattttataaaagtGAATGGACGAGCTGTTAAACATTCACATGTACCCAGAGCTCCAAGTCTCACTGCCCTGGATGACTTGAAGAAAAAACAGGAAGATGAATTCAAGAAACATAAAAAGGGGGAAGTCCCTACATA CTTGAGGACTCGGAAAGAACAATGGAAGAAAGAGGAGGAAGATAGAATAGCAAATGCTCCAGATCCATCATGTCCTGAGGGTCACAGAGTTCTACCAGAGGCTGAGAGGAGAGAAACACTAGACTTACTCAAACAAA AACAACAAGAATTAATCAGCAAGCTACAGTCATTACCATTGAGAACAGACACATTCAGAATGAGATCGTGTAAACAAGAACTTGAAAATAAACTAGCAGAAATGGATGAGGCCATAAAGATATTCTCTCGACCAAAAGTATTTGTGAAAGCGGAATGA
- the LOC123562236 gene encoding enkurin domain-containing protein 1-like isoform X1, with product MHGLAIQGSGQGYGMPKHYGTGFSKDHFRENVRRMRQIQRKSREKEVESVQPVKALWKSEKYKDVPSKIKDDIEKVPDTPRPHSASFLRAHTRSGPSVKLQSRPCTPDPKLSVPPASIANDVQLVRHDFDFIKVNGRAVKHSHVPRAPSLTALDDLKKKQEDEFKKHKKGEVPTYLRTRKEQWKKEEEDRIANAPDPSCPEGHRVLPEAERRETLDLLKQKQQELISKLQSLPLRTDTFRMRSCKQELENKLAEMDEAIKIFSRPKVFVKAE from the exons ATGCATGGTCTAGCTATTCAAGGGAGTGGACAAGGTTATGGCATGCCAAAACACTATGGGACAG GGTTTTCAAAAGATCATTTTCGGGAAAATGTTCGCCGTATGAGACAGATACAGAGGAAGTCAAGGGAGAAGGAAGTAGAAAGTGTTCAGCCTGTAAAAGCTTTGTGGAAATCAGAAAAATATAAAGATGTTCCATCAAAAATCAAAGATGACATAGAG AAAGTACCTGATACACCTCGTCCGCATTCTGCCTCATTTCTCCGAGCTCACACAAGATCAGGCCCCTCAGTGAAACTACAATCAAGGCCTTGTACACCTGACCCCAAGCTTTCTGTACCACCAGCTAGTATAGCAAATGAT gTACAACTTGTTAgacatgattttgattttataaaagtGAATGGACGAGCTGTTAAACATTCACATGTACCCAGAGCTCCAAGTCTCACTGCCCTGGATGACTTGAAGAAAAAACAGGAAGATGAATTCAAGAAACATAAAAAGGGGGAAGTCCCTACATA CTTGAGGACTCGGAAAGAACAATGGAAGAAAGAGGAGGAAGATAGAATAGCAAATGCTCCAGATCCATCATGTCCTGAGGGTCACAGAGTTCTACCAGAGGCTGAGAGGAGAGAAACACTAGACTTACTCAAACAAA AACAACAAGAATTAATCAGCAAGCTACAGTCATTACCATTGAGAACAGACACATTCAGAATGAGATCGTGTAAACAAGAACTTGAAAATAAACTAGCAGAAATGGATGAGGCCATAAAGATATTCTCTCGACCAAAAGTATTTGTGAAAGCGGAATGA